In Taeniopygia guttata chromosome Z, bTaeGut7.mat, whole genome shotgun sequence, the sequence ACCCAATCCCAATAATGATCCAGcctttcctttgcttcctttcttctttcctcacTCCTACACAGTGCTCTCCTACCAGGACCTCAGTGCTGCCTCACCTGAGGGTTTAGAGCTGCCTCCAGGCCCTTCCAGGCAAAGTGCAGGTGCTCAGGAGTCTGAGCTTTTCCTAGCATCTCCCAAGAAAATCTTTACCTCATCTGGACTTCTTGGGGTTTCGTCAGAGGAACCAGGCACCGGCAAATTTAGTCTCAACTGTGAGCTCATCATCCCACTGGGTCCCATGGAGCATAAATGCCACCCTGAGCTCACCATTCCTCTGGTTCCTGTAGACCATCACAGCCCTCCCATGGCCTCTCcacagagaagctgctgcaCATCTTCCAAGCAGCATTTGCCAGCCTGCAGCCCATCAGGTATGGAAAGAGCTTCTACCTTTCCTCTTCAAACAGGTCCTGGTTAATGACCATTTGAAGTGTTTTCCTGCAGTGCTTCCTGTCCTTGCTGCAGACTGGGAGGGTGTTCTGGGCATTTTCCAGACAGCCTCTCTGTAGGGGTACAAGGGAAGGCAAAAGATATTGCCTGAGAAGTGGTCGGTGTTAGGTGCACTCCCCTGTTTCTTTGAATGAAGACAAACTAGGACGGTGATAGGATATTGCAGAATGTTTAACACTGTCTGCCCTGCAAATCAAGCCGTGCCATTGAAATGAGCTCTGTGTGCTCCAGAACAGCTGCACCAGCAGCATAGGGCCTCAGCCTCAAGGTTGTTTTTAGAATAAACTCACTAATTTCAGTGTGTGTGTCTGAGGATCTGGGCTCTTCCTGGGTGCATCTACATTCTGTGGTCTTTTGTGATGAGAAACTCCAGCAGCCAAATCCCAAAGCTGCTGAGAAGATACAAAAGGCTGTGATTATAAGGtgtctttgtgtgtgtgtgtctataCCAGATTTACAATCCATGCTAAAATCTGTGTACATGTCAATTAGAATAACTGTTTAAGAGGAAGAACTCACTTTTCCAGTTCCCTGGGAAGTCTGAATACATTTTTTGAACTGAGGTTGCTGTGTGCTTTTTGTGATGTTTCATCCAAGGCAGCAATAGAGCTTTGCATCCCAAAGCGACATTCAGGAGCCTGACCAATGTGTTTGGATTCTTGTAGCCACCAAGGACACTTCAgccccctgtgctgcagctggcagtgctggttttggagcatggacagctcccagctggctgTGGAGTACTCCTGGGGAAGAGGAATTGCCCCCAGTGGATCTGGACATGGTGCTTGAGACACTGGAGGAGATGTTTTCTCCGTCTGCTCAGGTAACTGCATTGGACAGGGATGAAAGGGGCTGGTCTGAGAGCTTTTGAATGTTGGTGCAGGGCTGAGAAGCAAAGGCTTCTTGAGTTCAGCTGTGAACAGACAGGGAAGGATGTGCTTGCTAAAGCAAGATTTCCTAAAGagggaatgaaaaattctcCCCCCTGAGTAAGGATGAAAAGGTGTGAGCCTTTTGTGTTGGCCAGGTTTGGGTGCTCGTTTTCCTGGGAAGAATCCTCCTGCAGGGGCATTTGTGGTGAGGAAGTGGAAGCTCGGTAGGTTCTAAGAGGCTTTGTTTGATGGGAAAGAAGAGAATTGCCACTGAAGGAAAAGTGTCCCGTGCAGGGAGGGGCATGCGAGAGGTGCCTCTGTTCCAGCAGCAGATGTGGAGATGTGGGCTCTGCCTCTTTTGGGTGGGtgggccaaggcaaagcagggctgggctgcagctgctgctgctgtgagagccctgctgtgcctgtaGGCGCTCCCACAGCCatgggtggggctgggctggagctgcagctttccTGTCCTCTCAGTAACCTGGTGCCTGCAGTCCAGTTTCCATCCTCAGCTGGGCAGACTGGCCAGTCTTGCTGTCCATGTTGCAGAGCTCAGTCACCTTGCTCTTGGGCATCTCTGTGGGAAGAGTTGTGTGTTCCCATGCAGTCCTGCCAAGCTGCAGCCTGGATGAGActgctgtgctcagggctgtggaGGGAGgagcacatccctgtgccaggagctggcaAGATTTGTTCCTTAGCAGCCATTCCACGTGTTTAGTGTCACACCCATGTCCAACACTGTCAGCTTTGACAGCCTTTGGACTGTGTTTGAGGAGTCAAATCTTTTTGACAGTTGAAGGGCTTTGGGGCCCAGACTTCTTGTTAGGAGCGCGGGATTAAGAGCGTGAGCCACAGAGTTGTTGGACCAGGTATTCTGTGTAACTGCTGAGAAgggtttctttctgtttctctttcaagGGCAATATTAATGTTGTGCCTGAGGCTTCAGGAGGGAAGCCTgtggacagagctgcagcagagggagcTTCCTCTGGCACCGAGAGCTGCACGAACAGTTCCCAGGAGCCCGAGGAGCCTGGTAAGGACAGAGCCCCCATTGGTTTAGAGAGGTGTGAGACGGCTGCTCTGAGGCTGCCTCTGGCAGGAGGGGAGATGAGAAGAGTTGAGTTCTTGTCTGCAGGGTTGGTGCTTCCCGGTGCCTTCAGTTCAAATCCTGCACTGGCACAACCTCCCTGAGCCCTGCCCTCCACGCTTCTGCAGAGGTTCTGACACCGCGTCCTCTGCTTGTGGGAGTTGTGGCACCAAGTCAGGTTTCCCAGTTTTGTACTGATGCCCATGGATAAGTTTGCTGCAGGGTGTCAGTGCTCTGCAGGCAACACTGAGTGACTCTTGAAGCAAGAGTGGAAAACCCCAGCAAAAAGTCAGTGTAGAAGTCTGAGCTTTTTGTCTCCAGGCATTAAATCAATGTAGTACCAGTCTGCTGGTAGCTGTTGTGagatacattaaaaatacaagcaGCAGAAGCTCTGAGACTAAACAAATCCTTAGTCATAAATCCAGTAGCTCaaggaaaaactaaaattaCCCCAAATTAGCAAGATCTAAATGAGAGAGGGAGCACTTTGGATTGGCATTCTTGTGCAAAGCTGGTGCAGCCTGCAGGCCTGGTAGGGAGCTCTTTTCTTCCCAGCTTTTAATCCCAGAGCTGGTGGTTGTTTGGAGGAGCTGTTGCTCACGGCAGAGGGCAGTTTGTAGATGGCAGGGAACAATGCTAGTTCATAActcagcccccagcagccctcAGCTTCAGCCATTTCAGTGAGGACTGAGGTCTATCTGTCCTCAGAGAGGACAGAGGGAGCACAGAGAAAGGACAATCCTGGGCTTCTCTGTGGCAGCTGGGACTGTCTGTGTTTCAAGCTCTCATGGGTACCATTTGCACTGCAAGTGCTGAGACTTTATTGAGGTACATCAATGCTTTACACAGTTTGGAAAAGTTGGAAGGATCTCTGTTCTTTAAAGAGCAGGTCTGAAATTGCCAACTAAGAGTCTGCCTCTCAGGCCATCTTTGACAGTCCCTGGTAGTAGGACAATTACTTCCAAAGGGAAAGATGCACAGAGGCCAAAATTGGCCCAGCGTTCCTTTTGCTTCCCAGATATCCATCTGATCTACCTTGCCAGGAGGGCTGCCCTGCATGGGAAGAAGGATCAGAGGGAGAGCCTGTGACCATCGGGCAGGTGGAATACCTCTGTTTATACATAGATTCATAGATTTCTGTAGTTCTATTTATCTATCTATATAGTTACACTTATAGATTTATAGAGGTGTGTTTATAtagttaaatatatatatatttatagatgtgataaatttatatttttatatatggaGTAATGTTTATACATTTTTAGATTTACATTTATGTATGTATAGAGtaacatttatatatatgtataaatatgcATAGTTATGTAGTTAAGAGTTATATGAATATTTAGATGCACAGATTGAGCTGTGTAGGCCTAGGCTGCGTTTTTACCTCTTTCTCCCCTCGGCTGCCTTTTTCACCtcttgcttttcctcctgtgccccctgtgtcgcctctccctgtgctgggtccGAGCtggagccgggccgggcggagcagcagctccagcccgggTGTCCCTGGAGCGGTGGGAGCTGCCGCTGGCCCCAGGCCCTGtcccctgaggagctgctgaaggacgGTGAGAGCGAGGGGGCCGAGGGGGCGGTGACGCTGAAGGGACGGTgaccctgaggtgctgctggggctgaggggtgtGGGGCAGCCGAGGGCgatggtggcactgaggtgacaGGGAAGTGGCACAGGCGGAGGGCGTGGCGGGTCTAGGGGGACAGGAAGGGTCAGAAGGGACTGAGGGGGTGAGAGGACTGTGAGGGGCTGAAGAAACTGAAGGGGGCTGGGGCTTTGCCGAGAGCATGGCGGggctgaggggatggaggggccggcagggagcacagagggctCCGggactgcagctctgccaggcctTGGAAGCAATTCCAGAGCCTCCGCTTTTGCCACAGCTGCAGTGAATCATTGAGGACAGCCGGAGACTGACGGGATCCAGCAGGGAGAAGCCGCTGgccagcagcaagagcagggatgggagacctgctgctgccaccctggaGAGAGCCCGGGTGAGGCACAGGGCCGGGGAGGCAgggtggggctgagggtggcGGGGCTGAGGCCGCGGGCACTGCCCGGCGGGGCAGGAGCGGGCCCTgcccgtgctggggctgctcagcacagctgccccggctggcacaggggctgtccTTGGGCAAGGCAGCTGTGCCGGCAGGGCCCGGGAGCTGTGCCGGCTGTgccgggctgccggggctgggggacagtcccgccgcggctgcgctCACCACGGCCTGGCCCGCTCggctgctttttccttctcaccCTCCTGGGGAGGCTCTGAGATCTTCTCTTCCCTCATGGAAGTGCAGCTGTTGCCAAGGGAAAGGTCCCCGTACTGACTCAGTGTTCCCTTTGCTTGCCAGCTGTGCCTTCTGCCATCCCtgtccaggagagctgctctgcacgGGAGGAAGAGACTGAGGGAGAGGCTTTGGACATGGGGTAGCTGGGATCCCTCTGTTTGGAGATCTGTTTAGAGATACACGGACTTGCACATAGACAGTGATAATTCCGTGTATATTTCCATATGTGTCTTGCTATTTGTATGGGTTTATTTCCATTAGTATATGTTGTTATATTTATGTATACTAATGTTGTTCTGTTgatatactatatatatatatgtgtatatatatttgctattaaatatatgtgtatatatgtatacacatatacacacatatatctgtattaaattctttttcctgggtATACAGTTGTGAAGTATCTCTTTTGATGTAGTTGTAgtggcttttaaaatatatatattgctatttgtataaatatatttgtctatttttctatatatatttatcaATTGCTGGATGTATATCTGTTTACCTATCTAGACTTGTATAGCTGTATATGTCTATTGATGCAGTTGGATGGATATTGAGATTGGTGTAGTTGTCTATTTACAGATTGGTTTTTTCATGtatctttttatatatattgtaTGTAATATGCAATATTTAATCTATATTTACATCTGTATGTTGTTGTGGTTATATATGTATTACTTTCTATTTAACTATGGATGCAGTTGTATAGTTGTATAATTCTATCCATTGAGTTTTAGTACAGGGCTATTTTGGGAGAGTTATTGATATTTTTGTATTCCTAGATGGGCTTTACTTTTGTAGAAATATGTAATAAATTAAGTTGTGAGACAACTAATTAATCTTTGCATATAGTGAATTGTTGTAGAGGTTGGAAATAAATTAAGGTAACTGAAATtgttctttttatatttttgcctAGATTGTTTGTAATAATCTAATAAATTCCTGACTTTAGCCTTAACTGAGATTTGTATAGTTCTGTATTGTCAGTGTGGATGTAGTAATTTGTAATAAATGACGTTTTCCAACTGAAATTGATTCTCGTGCATTTGTCAATCAGCAGAGTGGCTGTAGCAATCTGCAGGAAATGCCATTTGTCAGCTGCACTGCGTGTTTTGTGATTTGTGCTACCCAAAGCCATCAGCAGATGTAAATGCTGGAGGATTTTGGCCATGAAAATCTCTGGCCAAGCCCAGGACTTGCactcaggctgggcaagggaaGCACAGATTTGGGATGGCAGCAGAGCCACACGTTGGCTCAGAACTCGCTGCAAAGGCCTGCTGAGAAAACTCCAGGACTCCACTGAGAGTAGAACTCCAAGCAGGAGCCACCCTGGCGACAGAAATCATTCACAATGAAAATAAGAGAGAGCAAATGTGGCAAACCAGATGTGGGGAGACTCTGTGAGTCTGATAAAATGCTCTTAATCACCGCTGCCTAGGCACATCTGCAAAAATACTTTGTTAAAAACTGAACGCCTCCCATGAAATACAGATTTCACTTTCCCCTTTATTTACCTTGCTCTGTGAGTGGAGAcactctctccttttccc encodes:
- the LOC140681924 gene encoding uncharacterized protein, which translates into the protein MAELPLPAGLCASTFPAKLWRLVNSPRVRSVRWDSRAQGLLIDRSLFERELLSPGDADGAGGERAGLAPDSFEASRFGSFVRQLNLYGFHKVLGGIGSAELGESGRWLHYSNPNFRRDRPDLLLRIKRLTRANRQRLAAGLEVRSRRPSRFQELHAERAVPSFPAGQPPGAVLSYQDLSAASPEGLELPPGPSRQSAGAQESELFLASPKKIFTSSGLLGVSSEEPGTGKFSLNCELIIPLGPMEHKCHPELTIPLVPVDHHSPPMASPQRSCCTSSKQHLPACSPSATKDTSAPCAAAGSAGFGAWTAPSWLWSTPGEEELPPVDLDMVLETLEEMFSPSAQGNINVVPEASGGKPVDRAAAEGASSGTESCTNSSQEPEEPDIHLIYLARRAALHGKKDQRESL